The following coding sequences are from one Triticum dicoccoides isolate Atlit2015 ecotype Zavitan chromosome 4A, WEW_v2.0, whole genome shotgun sequence window:
- the LOC119286803 gene encoding uncharacterized protein LOC119286803 isoform X2 → MSSAVVRRARSRSSPGRFDSTRRTRPRVEEEKERPAVREEEKADVVSALPDDMLLEVFRRLPPPTGAVRCGAVCRRWRRVVSRAPGLPAPPRHFGFFRNHGPSALPPFVPTAGVPLGLGFLPVSPACGVILVDCRGHRLLLRELGGHLATELNLLVCNPLEKAFVRLPPLPTAGHTVFCHTIVPGEGAEFRVLVVLFGATSPNFYVLIYSSATSAWEVAAGALKRPLKPHRGPTAVVGDMVYMLPADDNPKYILAVNTAKMTMSGVPLPNAEIPLYTGNNWIGKAEDGRLCFFVIREHLLLAKWVLDAPRTWTPQEPVALRPLMTPATAGDLHGMKLSARIGDQTLKMERLWHNDDERRPLGDLYPYEMEAWPPALKDLVKPPVNA, encoded by the exons ATGTCGTCCGCGGTCGTCCGCCGCGCGCGCTCGCGGTCCTCGCCGGGGCGCTTCGACTCGACGCGGCGCACGCGGCCGCgggtggaggaggagaaggagcgGCCGGCGGTCCgcgaggaggagaaggccgacgtggTGTCCGCGctgcccgacgacatgctgctcgaggTCTTCAGGCGGCTgccgccgccgacgggcgccgtccgcTGCGGGGCGGTGTGCCGGCGCTGGCGCCGCGTCGTGTCCCGCGCGCCCGgcctccccgccccgccccgccactTCGGCTTCTTCCGCAACCACGGCCCGTCCGCGCTGCCGCCGTTCGTCCCCACCGCGGGCGTCCcgctcggcctcggcttcctccccGTGTCGCCCGCCTGCGGCGTCATCCTCGTCgactgccgcggccaccgcctcctcctgcGCGAGCTCGGCGGCCATCTCGCGACGGAACTCAACCTCCTCGTCTGCAACCCGCTGGAGAAGGCGTTCGTTCGGCTGCCGCCCCTCCCCACCGCCGGTCACACGGTGTTCTGCCACACCATCGTCCCGGGGGAAGGAGCCGAGTTCCGTGTCCTCGTCGTGCTCTTCGGTGCGACCTCCCCCAACTTCTATGTTCTCATCTACTCTTCTGCCACCTCTGCCTGGGAGGTCGCCGCCGGCGCGCTGAAGCGGCCCCTGAAGCCCCACCGAGGCCCTACCGCCGTCGTCGGGGACATGGTGTACATGCTACCGGCCGATGACAACCCCAAATACATTCTGGCTGTCAACACGGCCAAGATGACCATGTCTGGGGTGCCGCTCCCCAACGCCGAGATTCCCCTGTACACCGGCAACAACTGGATCGGCAAGGCGGAGGACGGCCGCCTCTGCTTCTTCGTGATCCGGGAGCACCTGCTTCTGGCGAAATGGGTGCTTGACGCGCCCAGGACGTGGACGCCGCAGGAGCCGGTGGCATTGCGGCCGCTGATGACCCCAGCCACGGCCGGGGACCTCCACGGCATGAAGCTCTCGGCCAGGATCGGCGACCAG ACGTTGAAGATGGAGAGGCTATGGCACAACGACGACGAGCGGAGACCCCTCGGCGACCTCTACCCCTACGAGATGGAGGCGTGGCCGCCGGCGCTCAAGGACCTGGTGAAGCCTCCGGTGAATGCATAG
- the LOC119286803 gene encoding uncharacterized protein LOC119286803 isoform X1: MSSAVVRRARSRSSPGRFDSTRRTRPRVEEEKERPAVREEEKADVVSALPDDMLLEVFRRLPPPTGAVRCGAVCRRWRRVVSRAPGLPAPPRHFGFFRNHGPSALPPFVPTAGVPLGLGFLPVSPACGVILVDCRGHRLLLRELGGHLATELNLLVCNPLEKAFVRLPPLPTAGHTVFCHTIVPGEGAEFRVLVVLFGATSPNFYVLIYSSATSAWEVAAGALKRPLKPHRGPTAVVGDMVYMLPADDNPKYILAVNTAKMTMSGVPLPNAEIPLYTGNNWIGKAEDGRLCFFVIREHLLLAKWVLDAPRTWTPQEPVALRPLMTPATAGDLHGMKLSARIGDQVSNGCKLVIGGFCEGTGTLFFIMADWVVSLDIKTLKMERLWHNDDERRPLGDLYPYEMEAWPPALKDLVKPPVNA, encoded by the coding sequence ATGTCGTCCGCGGTCGTCCGCCGCGCGCGCTCGCGGTCCTCGCCGGGGCGCTTCGACTCGACGCGGCGCACGCGGCCGCgggtggaggaggagaaggagcgGCCGGCGGTCCgcgaggaggagaaggccgacgtggTGTCCGCGctgcccgacgacatgctgctcgaggTCTTCAGGCGGCTgccgccgccgacgggcgccgtccgcTGCGGGGCGGTGTGCCGGCGCTGGCGCCGCGTCGTGTCCCGCGCGCCCGgcctccccgccccgccccgccactTCGGCTTCTTCCGCAACCACGGCCCGTCCGCGCTGCCGCCGTTCGTCCCCACCGCGGGCGTCCcgctcggcctcggcttcctccccGTGTCGCCCGCCTGCGGCGTCATCCTCGTCgactgccgcggccaccgcctcctcctgcGCGAGCTCGGCGGCCATCTCGCGACGGAACTCAACCTCCTCGTCTGCAACCCGCTGGAGAAGGCGTTCGTTCGGCTGCCGCCCCTCCCCACCGCCGGTCACACGGTGTTCTGCCACACCATCGTCCCGGGGGAAGGAGCCGAGTTCCGTGTCCTCGTCGTGCTCTTCGGTGCGACCTCCCCCAACTTCTATGTTCTCATCTACTCTTCTGCCACCTCTGCCTGGGAGGTCGCCGCCGGCGCGCTGAAGCGGCCCCTGAAGCCCCACCGAGGCCCTACCGCCGTCGTCGGGGACATGGTGTACATGCTACCGGCCGATGACAACCCCAAATACATTCTGGCTGTCAACACGGCCAAGATGACCATGTCTGGGGTGCCGCTCCCCAACGCCGAGATTCCCCTGTACACCGGCAACAACTGGATCGGCAAGGCGGAGGACGGCCGCCTCTGCTTCTTCGTGATCCGGGAGCACCTGCTTCTGGCGAAATGGGTGCTTGACGCGCCCAGGACGTGGACGCCGCAGGAGCCGGTGGCATTGCGGCCGCTGATGACCCCAGCCACGGCCGGGGACCTCCACGGCATGAAGCTCTCGGCCAGGATCGGCGACCAGGTAAGCAACGGGTGCAAGCTTGTGATCGGTGGGTTCTGCGAGGGCACCGGGACATTGTTCTTCATCATGGCTGACTGGGTTGTTTCGCTTGACATCAAGACGTTGAAGATGGAGAGGCTATGGCACAACGACGACGAGCGGAGACCCCTCGGCGACCTCTACCCCTACGAGATGGAGGCGTGGCCGCCGGCGCTCAAGGACCTGGTGAAGCCTCCGGTGAATGCATAG